Proteins co-encoded in one Salvia splendens isolate huo1 chromosome 4, SspV2, whole genome shotgun sequence genomic window:
- the LOC121798283 gene encoding probable transcriptional regulator SLK2 — MVPSKVAGGTAQSSSSSGIFFQGDGRGQIPGNSQFSSSSLPGRAHAQTGPFSSSGPSVGASSLVTDANSGLQRSASVNTESYMRLPASPMSFSSNNISISGSSVMDGSSVVHQSSNQDHGVSSATSLPRMGQIQFPGGARMRNSFAQDQTAMSQLQKKPRLDIKQEDIVQQQVLQQLLQRQDSMHLQNSNPQLQGLIQQQRLRQQQEQQILQAMPPLQRAQLLQQQQQLQLSQQLHMQGMPSGTAVKRPYDGGVCSRRLMQYLYHQRQRPTFNPIAYWRKFVAEYYSPRAKKRWCLSLYNNVGHHSLGVFPQAAMDAWQCDICGSKSGRGFEATFEVLPRLNEIKFASGVIDELLFLDLPRECRFPSGVMMLEYAKAVQESVYEQLHVVREGHLRIFFTPDLKILSWEFCARHHEELLPRRVVALQVNQLLQVAQKCQSTLSESGADNVSQPDLQANSAMVLAAGRQLAISVELQSLNDLGFSKRYVRCLQIADVVNSIKDLMDFCRDQKKGPIEGLNSFPICSSAPRVQMHETHQMGGLQCLPTDQNTLNKLMALHPGLNSNSQPAGSRGGALTGSTHGGLAMNDYQNLLMRQNSMNSANSVNQYDGSSPFNTSSHPPRTTPGSSGALAGMFQNPQMSGFSSSQAPQQHQRKQSQPLLSQNNQTLHHQMIHQFLHDMNKKNNEGAAMQQTYSIQIPGGVGIRNSPPTSAAGNAQAQPPSRSNSLKAGSFNSESTASVGHMGYGQKSAYIPESLHSSAEMVPDIAHQFIENGFFNNDLDESMNFSWKG, encoded by the exons ATGGTGCCTTCAAAGGTGGCAGGAGGAACGGCACAATCGTCTTCAAGCTCGGGAATTTTCTTTCAAGGGGATGGGCGGGGCCAGATTCCAGGAAATTCCCAGTTCAGTTCAAGCTCTCTACCTGGGCGTGCACATGCACAAACAGGCCCCTTTTCTAGCTCTGGCCCCAGTGTTGGGGCAAGTTCTTTGGTTACTGATGCCAACTCAGGACTTCAAAGAAGTGCTAGTGTTAATACAGAATCTTACATGCGCTTGCCTGCCTCGCCCATGTCATTCTCATCTAATAATATTAGCATCTCAGGCTCTTCTGTCATGGATGGATCCTCAGTTGTACACCAAAGCTCTAATCAAGATCATGGAGTTTCCAGTGCCACGTCTTTGCCACGCATGGGGCAAATTCAATTTCCTGGTGGTGCAAGGATGCGAAATTCTTTTGCCCAGGACCAAACTGCTATGTCTCAGCTACAGAAAAAACCCCGTTTGGATATCAAGCAGGAAGATATTGTACAACAACAGGTTTTGCAACAGCTATTGCAGAGACAAGATTCCATGCATTTACAGAACTCTAATCCTCAATTGCAAGGGTTGATCCAGCAACAGAGATTAAGGCAGCAGCAAGAGCAACAGATTCTACAGGCTATGCCACCACTGCAGCGGGCTCAGCTATTGCAGCAACAGCAGCAGTTGCAGTTAAGCCAGCAGCTTCATATGCAGGGAATGCCATCTGGAACTGCAGTTAAACGGCCTTATGATGGTGGTGTATGCTCGCGTCGtttaatgcaatatttgtatcaTCAAAGACAACGTCCTA CTTTCAATCCTATTGCCTATTGGAGAAAATTTGTGGCAGAGTATTACTCTCCACGGGCGAAGAAGAGATGGTGTCTATCCTTGTATAATAATGTTGGGCACCATTCACTTGGGGTGTTTCCACAGGCTGCAATg GATGCATGGCAATGTGACATTTGTGGCTCAAAATCTGGAAGGGGGTTTG AGGCAACTTTTGAAGTGCTCCCTAGACTCAATGAGATCAAATTTGCCAGTGGTGTAATCGATGAGCTTCTATTCCTCGACTTGCCTCGTGAGTGTAGATTCCCTTCGGGAGTAATGATGCTTGAGTATGCAAAGGCAGTTCAAGAAAGTGTATATGAGCAACTTCACGTGGTTCGTGAGGGTCATCTTCGCATTTTTTTCACTCCTGATTTAAAG ATTTTGTCTTGGGAGTTTTGTGCACGGCATCATGAAGAACTTCTTCCACGTCGGGTTGTTGCGCTGCAG GTTAATCAATTGCTCCAGGTTGCCCAGAAATGTCAGAGCACATTATCTGAGAGTGGGGCAGACAATGTTTCTCAGCCAGATTTACAGGCAAACAGTGCTAT GGTGTTAGCAGCTGGGCGCCAACTTGCTATAAGTGTGGAGTTACAGTCACTAAATGATCTCGGCTTCTCCAAAAGATATGTCCGTTGCCTACAG ATAGCTGATGTTGTGAATAGCATAAAAGATTTGATGGATTTTTGCAGAGACCAGAAGAAAGGACCTATAG AGGGCTTGAACAGTTTCCCCATATGTTCTTCTGCACCCCGGGTCCAGATGCATGAAACACATCAGATGGGAGGCCTTCAGTGTCTTCCAACTGATCAGAACACACTCAACAAGCTCATGGCATTGCATCCCGGGCTCAATAGCAATAGCCAACCTGCGGGGAGTCGTGGAGGAGCTTTGACTGGATCGACACATGGTGGTCTTGCAATGAATGACTACCAAAATTTGCTGATGAGGCAGAACTCAATGAACTCAGCTAATAGTGTAAATCAGTATGACGGCTCTTCTCCCTTCAATACTTCCAGTCATCCTCCGCGCACAACTCCAGGGTCTTCAGGCGCTTTGGCGGGAATGTTTCAGAATCCGCAGATGAGTGGCTTTTCTAGTAGCCAAGCACCACAACAACATcaaagaaagcaaagtcagccTCTGCTTTCTCAAAACAACCAAACATTACACCATCAGATGATTCATCAGTTTCTACATGATATGAACAAAAAGAATAATGAGGGAGCAGCCATGCAGCAGACCTACTCCATTCAAATTCCTGGTGGGGTTGGCATCAGAAATTCTCCACCAACATCCGCAGCTGGGAATGCTCAAGCACAGCCACCAAGCAGAAGCAATAGTTTAAAAGCGGGTTCATTCAACAGTGAATCTACGGCATCTGTTGGTCATATGGGATATGGCCAGAAATCAGCATATATTCCAGAGAGCCTTCATTCTTCTGCTGAGATGGTTCCAGACATTGCCCACCAATTCATCGAAAATGGCTTTTTTAACAATGATCTCGATGAAAGCATGAACTTCAGTTGGAAGGGATAA
- the LOC121800243 gene encoding uncharacterized protein LOC121800243: protein MSDTVENKIDPEQPSRLKNSKNVIVAFKLDGKNYPLWSRLMKVKIGGRGAYSHIRKEPPEPGSKGYDDWEEDDLVVFSWIVDNIEDEIIADFAHHQTSKALWDSLAVTFENKADKYLIYDLEEKIITIKQGNMDLETYYRRIHGLWINVDRCQKKPITCCDKGVDQYRIHLNEKRLFKFLAGLNPEYDSIKRDILKEEPYPSVESAYGWVKTEAARRQIMAPTSSSPNPETVSVNTGDTSSGDSIGSGLAAQSQRPAYRSGGPPRPTATGRPGNRPDKSGLWCTHCQKPKHTYETCFKRLGYPEWWEERQKIRAVKIAVGIAEDDQPRNQNGGRGGTTQNGPTVSTEVSTGGGGSIRGGRKFCWKRGDGAGQMRIFRRRGYLGMSLSTVDSTTWTR from the exons ATGTCAGATACAGTCGAAAACAAAATTGATCCAGAACAACCATCAAGATTGAAGAATAGTAAGAATGTCATTGTGGCGTTCAAACTCGACGGGAAAAATTACCCGCTGTGGTCGAGACTTATGAAAGTCAAGATAGGCGGCCGAGGTGCATATTCGCACATCCGAAAAGAACCCCCAGAGCCAGGGAGCAAGGGGTACGATGATTGGGAGGAGGACGATTTGGTGGTATTCTCGTGGATCGTCGACAACATTGAAGATGAAATTATCGCCGATTTCGCTCACCATCAAACATCCAAGGCACTGTGGGATAGTCTCGCCGTGACGTTCGAGAACAAGGCGGACAAATACCTAATATACGACCTGGAGGAGAAAATTATAACGATTAAGCAGGGAAATATGGACTTGGAGACGTATTACCGAAGGATCCATGGGTTATGGATCAATGTTGACCGCTGCCAGAAGAAGCCAATCACATGTTGTGATAAGGGGGTCGACCAATACCGAATCCACTTGAACGAGAAACGGTTGTTCAAGTTCCTGGCCGGGCTAAACCCAGAGTATGATTCGATCAAGAGGGACATCCTCAAGGAGGAGCCTTACCCATCAGTAGAGTCGGCTTATGGGTGGGTAaagacggaggcggctcgacgaCAGATCATGGCACCGACATCGTCTTCCCCAAACCCCGAAACCGTCAGCGTGAATACCGGGGATACATCATCTGGGGATAGCATCGGGAGTGGGTTGGCTGCACAAAGCCAACGTCCAGCATATCGGAGTGGAGGACCACCGCGCCCCACCGCTACCGGCCGACCGGGAAACCGACCAGACAAATCAGGGCTGTGGTGCACTCACTGCCAGAAACCCAAACACACGTATGAGACGTGTTTTAAACGGCTAGGTTACCCCGAATGGTGGGAGGAGAGGCAGAAGATAAGGGCGGTGAAAATCGCGGTCGGAATCGCCGAAGACGATCAACCCCGAAATCAGAACGGAGGGCGTGGGGGAACAACCCAGAATGGACCCACGGTGAGCACAGAGGTCTcaaccggcggcggcggcagcatCAGGGGGGGCCGGAAATTTTGCTGGAAGAGAGGGGACGGCGCCGGACAAATGAG gatattcagacgaaGAGGATACTTGGGCATGTCACTGAGCACtgtggactctactacgtggacgagatag